The Deltaproteobacteria bacterium genome has a segment encoding these proteins:
- a CDS encoding SAM-dependent chlorinase/fluorinase, with product MITLSTDFGLQDPYVGIMKGVILGINPRVPLVDLTHALSHHDLLGAAFVLQSTYSYFPKGTIHLAVVDPGVGGERRLIGIQTDDSIWVGPDNGLFTLIVKDFPEVNPIHLTNSAFFLKEVSSTFHGRDLLAPVAAHLSLGVPLGEMGPIISDPVLLSVPEPEIQNNALIGLVLWVDHFGNLITNINQKKLLPFLSGFSLRIEIGSQTITGLSQTYSQGRPGQLMALIGSSGYLEIAANLGSAAEKVGFRSGMEFKVMVVAA from the coding sequence ATTATCACTTTAAGCACCGATTTTGGTCTGCAGGACCCTTATGTGGGGATCATGAAAGGGGTGATTTTAGGGATTAATCCCAGGGTCCCTTTAGTCGATCTCACCCACGCTTTATCCCACCATGATCTTTTGGGGGCGGCCTTTGTTTTACAGTCCACATATTCCTATTTCCCAAAAGGGACGATTCATCTGGCGGTAGTCGATCCCGGCGTAGGGGGAGAACGGCGGCTGATCGGCATTCAGACCGATGATTCTATCTGGGTCGGGCCGGATAACGGGTTGTTTACTCTGATAGTAAAGGATTTTCCGGAGGTCAACCCCATCCATTTAACTAATTCGGCCTTTTTCCTGAAGGAGGTTTCTTCCACCTTTCACGGACGGGACCTATTGGCCCCTGTAGCCGCACACCTGAGTTTAGGTGTCCCCCTGGGGGAGATGGGGCCGATCATTTCTGATCCGGTTTTACTTTCTGTTCCCGAACCCGAAATCCAAAATAATGCCCTTATCGGCCTGGTTCTTTGGGTGGATCATTTCGGGAATTTGATCACTAATATCAATCAAAAAAAGCTGCTCCCTTTTTTGTCCGGCTTTTCCTTACGTATTGAGATAGGATCACAGACCATAACCGGACTTTCTCAAACCTATTCCCAGGGCCGCCCCGGCCAGTTAATGGCCTTGATCGGAAGCAGCGGTTATTTGGAAATCGCCGCCAATTTAGGCAGCGCTGCAGAAAAAGTGGGCTTTCGATCAGGGATGGAATTTAAGGTAATGGTGGTAGCCGCCTGA
- a CDS encoding alcohol dehydrogenase catalytic domain-containing protein yields MKAMVLHRLCNLETNRTPLELVDLPTPEPKANEIRVKVSVCGVCHTELDEIEGRTPPPGFPVVLGHQVVGRVEKLGAGAKRFAVGDRVGLAWIFSACGNCAFCLRGDENLCDRFQATGRDAPGGYAEYTVVPEPFAYKIPEVFSDAEAAPLLCAGAIGYRSLRLTGLKDGQNLGLVGFGASAHLVLKMARYQYPASRIFVFARSDQEKKFALELGAVWAGGIEEASPEKLHAAIDTTPAWKPVVEILKNLERKERSGEPRS; encoded by the coding sequence ATGAAAGCCATGGTCTTACATCGTCTCTGCAATCTGGAGACCAATAGAACCCCTCTGGAACTGGTGGATCTCCCCACGCCCGAACCCAAGGCAAATGAAATCCGGGTCAAGGTTTCCGTCTGCGGCGTCTGTCATACGGAACTGGATGAGATTGAAGGCCGGACCCCGCCGCCGGGATTTCCGGTCGTCCTGGGCCATCAGGTGGTGGGCCGGGTGGAAAAGTTGGGGGCCGGGGCAAAAAGATTCGCCGTCGGGGACCGGGTAGGCCTGGCCTGGATTTTTTCAGCTTGCGGAAACTGTGCCTTTTGTTTGCGAGGGGATGAAAATTTATGTGATCGATTTCAGGCCACCGGCCGGGATGCCCCGGGCGGTTATGCCGAATACACCGTTGTTCCCGAACCATTTGCCTATAAAATTCCGGAGGTGTTTTCCGATGCCGAAGCGGCTCCCCTGTTATGTGCCGGAGCCATCGGCTATCGGTCGTTACGATTGACCGGGCTTAAGGACGGACAAAATTTGGGACTCGTGGGTTTCGGGGCTTCGGCCCACTTAGTGCTTAAGATGGCCCGCTACCAATATCCGGCCAGCCGGATCTTTGTTTTTGCCCGGAGCGATCAGGAGAAAAAATTTGCCCTGGAATTGGGAGCGGTTTGGGCCGGCGGGATCGAAGAGGCCTCCCCGGAAAAACTGCACGCGGCCATAGATACCACTCCGGCCTGGAAACCGGTGGTCGAGATCTTGAAAAATTTAGAAAGGAAAGAAAGATCCGGGGAGCCAAGGTCCTGA